The genomic DNA CTGTAATTAGGGTTCGTTTTCCTGATAATAATACTTTAGAGGCGACATTTCATCCATCAGAGAAGATCCAGAGCTTAGTTGATCTCCTTGAAAAAGTGGTTGCCCAACCTGAACTGCcattttatctatgtatgcatgtTCTCTCAATTTTATTAGTTTGACAACTTTTACTCTTCGTGCAGTAATGATCTGCCGAACGAATATTGTTTAACTCAAATCTCCTTTCAACCCTGTTTTTCCAGATACGACACCGCCGAAAAAGCAAATAAAGGACATGTCCCTCGACTTCTACTCTGCTGGCTTCATTCCCGGTGCAATAGTTTATTTCTCATATGATGTATCGAAAGGTCAGTAGAATGGTATTCTCTTGGAATAACTTACGACTATTTCGAAGAGTAACAATGAATGCAAGAGAACTATCTTGTAGGAATTATTTAtaggggatttttttttgctgcatTATTGGGGATGTTAAATGTTCTTTTTGATCTTTTATATGGAGATAGTTCAGTTCCAAAATTTGCTGTGCTGTGAATGAAGAACAAGTGCCACTGCATCGATTTCAGATTAGCTTATTCTATGTTCTGTCGTTTGATTTGGACTCCGTCATTTATATATTGATGTCTATCCACCTCATATCTGCATATTCTGTCCATATTCAGATAAGGATGTTGCAGCTGCTGAAAGCGGTCCTTTCCTCTCGGAGTATGTAATGGCATTGAAAGGCTTGGATTTGGAGTCAATTGCCGAGCAGGCGAGGCCCGTCGAGTCTGCTCCAGAGTCTGAACAGGCTGCTCCTGCCCCGCCACCTGTTGTGCAAGAACGCAAGCCTGCTGAGAAAAAACTCGTCAAGCCCAAGTGGCTCAAGATGTGACTTTCAATCCCTGTCTGAGTTGAGTGGTGAGGCTCTTCAACCTGTTTAAGCCTGCTTTTGCTATGTGATCAGTACTGACTTTTGGTTGACTCGTGCTGTGCCTGCTGTTATGTTTGTGGTCTCACAGGATAAAGCATCTGCTGAACTTTCAAATCTTCCTAAAACTCGAAAGAAGGCTGATCATGGAGAGGAGAGTGTTCTTCGGAGCTGAAGCTTAAGTCTACATGGCAACTCTACGACAAACTTTGGTCCTGGAGAGCAAAATGTTTCTTGGTGTAGTAATATATCTTTGCAGGACCGTCCGATGAACGTTAGGTCTATGGATGTGCAAATCTTCCATGATTGTGAATGTCCACCGAGGTTGTTTTCTGTTTAGCTTTCTGTACATTGTTTTGATGGTTTCAAATTCGATTCATCTAAGAAATTTGTAATAGCGCCAGTCCGAAAACGAACATACTATCGGGAACCGGAAGGTGATTGTTTGAACAAGAAGAGATAAATAGTTAACTTGCATGAATGGCTTTTGTGGTGGGCTGACCTAATTTGAATGACAGGACCTCTGCCTAATCTTAACTTGCAGTCGTAATCGTGTTGTGTTCTCTAGGGAGTGGTTAGTTGGAGGATTGGTAGGGTCTCCATTAAGCCCAGTTCACCTAATTCCATCCTTCCATCCAAATTGTATGGAGAGCTCCGAACTCGTAAAGCCGGTCGTGAGTTGAAGCGAAGCGGTGACCGGAAAAAGCTTACCACGAGTCGGAAGTCCTATCGATGCTCAGAGGTGGGTTACTGAGCAATGATTTTGTTGAAATTGAGAGCAAAGGGGGAGAAAGAAGAAATGAGAAAGAAAGTTTTGATGAGAGCTTGAATATATTTGTGCCAATGAAGACAATTATTACATtttgaaggaaaaagaaaaaaaattaaagtttaatGACATTGTGCCATGCCTGTCCCACCAAAATACAATCATAATGCAGGAAAAATGCGTCCAACTAATGGTCATTGTCAATCCACTTGAATAATTAGTGTGGAATTTGTGAATATTTATCGGATAATTCTTGATTTATTTgagtattttattaaattccGATATGTTATACGATCTCTTGTCTCTTAGGTTCGAAGTATCCATGCAGCAAAAAATTTTGCCATGTcccaaataaagaaaagatttgctGTTATCATTGGAAACTAATTTAgtgatttctcttttttaataaagGGAAGATAACAAAACTAAGTAAAAAATCAATCAGATAAAACTATTATgggaaaaatacaaaaattcaTTGTGGTTTGAGTTTTGGACAAATTGGACTATGTGATTTTTCGACGGACAATTAACACTATATGATTTATTTCACGAGATATAATAAACCTCATTGTTagttttttcatcatttttgatttttttttgctattattATCCTTAAGCTTTCAACATTTTTTCATActaaaattctgaaaaaaaggaaggggcTGGGGGGCCTAGACATCGACCTCGTGCCCACCACCGAAGTCGCCTAAACCCACAGAGGATGCTGGCGACCGTGGAGGTGGGGTCGCGATCGCAGATTAGCAGCCCCTGCCCCCGAATTCACCGGAATATCGAGTTTGAGATCCTAATATATTCCGGAGCCGGGGCTACCAATCGATGACCTCGACCCCACCCTCGAGGTTTTCGGAGTCCTCTGTAGTTTTCGGTGACCTCGGTGGTGGGGTCGAGGTCGCTGATCGGCTGTCCAAGTCATTCCTcttatttttcgaattttaggatcaaattgtaaaatattaaaagtttgagggtaataatggtaaaaaaagttcaaggaccaaaagtgatgaaaaaacTAACGGTAAGGTCCATTATATGTcacaaaataaattacatgGTGTTAATTGTccctaaaaaaattacattgtTCAAATTGCCCCAAACGAAAAAATCACAAGaggaattttttgttttttttcaattattatgagtgtgtttgattttagagttgaattttgattttaatttgattgtaatgattgcgttgttgaattttgaaaaaagtatgataaaataatgaataattgagaaaatttaatattaaaaattaaattgaatataatcgaaaattattaaaaatagaaaggTCAAAATAAATTGGCAGAAACTGGGCCGGCGTGATCAACAATGTCCATAAACAGCATTCAATCAAGCTGGGCCCCACAGCTGGCAACTCCTGTGGGTCATGACGTGGCGTGGGTCTTGTCTACGAAAGATCTTCGATCCGGTACACGTTGGGCCACCGGGATCAACGTGTTTCCACCAATGAGAATCAGTGGGGCCCGCGCTTGACTTTTCCACGCAGCACAAATTCTTTGACACCTCACCCTATcaattttcacatttattttttatatttcttcttgttttcaCATCGGTCCCTGAATTTTGATGATTTTCTGATTCCATCCCGCGCTACATTTGTTTGACCAGAAAAATTCTACCAGAAAGGCCCTCTATTCCCTCATATTTTCCCTCTATCCGCACTTTGCACCGTTTTCTTTCATGGCTACCATAAAAGGTGTTCTTCGGCTCATCTAATCCGATTGAGGGTCCCCATCATCAAACTACTCTGTCAAACTTGGCCATCAATGAGATGATCTCAAAGATTCAACAACCTTTTCGGAAGAACGATTTTTACATATTGTCATATTTGTATCtttcgagaaaattttaaatgatcttTCGCAATAAAAATAGggaaattatttcattattttatataaaattcatGGCCCAATGTCCAAGAGCTAACGAACTCATTCATCCGTCCGTGGCAATTGCATTAGTGATTTCTCACACCACTCAACGAGTTAAAATAGTGTAGAATTCGTTACATTAATTGTAATAGTTTTGGAAGACTAATTCCGTTCTCGTAAAGCATTTTCGAATGTCAAAATAAGACAACCTAAGCATGCACGACAATGACATGTGCTCTACCGTCGCATCATTTTCTACCAAACaagtatttttctttctttccttctttcacCCTTCGCCAGTGACAGATAAGCAGAAAGATCCAAGAAGTTTGGGGACCGAAAGTGAAAATACGCGGCAAACGAAGCGGACGGGTCTGAATTGCCAAAGAGCCCACCAACTTTTCATCCTTGTCGGCGCGTGgctcttcctctccttcttcctcgTGGCGAATACGGCAGGCAGCTGCTGCTGGTAAGTGGTAGGAATCAATGGTGGAGTCTCTCAAGGGAGGAAGAGGGTTGGTGGACTTCAAGACCCCGCATCCTTTTCTTTACCGGCACATTAGAAAACACCCCAAAAATtggttttattattattattattattattaagctTGTTTCTTCCTCCGTTTCTCGTCTGAAATCTGCTGCAATAAAAGCAGCCTTGTCAAAGAACCCTTCGGCAGGATATTTTATTGCCGTGTCTGCGCTCACGTAAGTGCTGTCGTTTCTCATCTCGCAGTCGGGTTGATATCTTCTGCCGAGTTCTCCCCTGAAATTCTGTGCTTTCTGTTTCTGCGAATTGGTTTTCCGTGCAGCATCAGTTTCTTGAGTTCGAGTTCTTACCTGGGATCTATCCGTGTACCGATTACCCATGTAGATTTTCTGCTCCTGTCCGGTTTTCCCTGTCTTCTCATAAATATTCTTGGTGGGCTTATTAGTCCCGAGCTCAGCTGCTGTTTCTTTCTTGTGCTTATTTGCTGCTTTATGTGAGTTTGTGAAATGTGAAAGTTGCATGCTTTGTCTGAGAGTGGTATTGCTTTCTGTGAATCTGTGAAAGGTGCATGCTTTGTCAAAGATTCCTCTGTTTTCTCTGCATTTCCTCAGTTTCAGGGGGCAATTCTAATCAAGCCTGATGAATGAATTGGTGCAGATCATAAGTTAGATAGAAGAAGATGGGATCAGGTGAGTGGTCCATACAGAAAAGATCCGACAGTTTTAGGAATGAGGAGCTCGACAGTTTTCCCGAGACGGGGTGCCTCTCAGTTATAGTTCTGGGGGCCTCTGGTGACCTGGCCAAGAAGAAGACTTTCCCTGCTCTCTTCAACCTCTACCGGCAGGTCTGTTGGTCTAATTTCCCCACTTATCGGCAAGCCAAATTCCAGTTTTACTTCATAATGaatattcttttgattttcgcacgccttttcatttattaatcTTGCATGCGATCATCTGATCAACTGTGCAATTGGGATTCCGGAGTAGTTGGACAAGTTTGAATGGGGGATTGGGTTTGTGTTAGTTAATAATTCAGGTGGATGAAAGTGAGAATTTCAATCAGAGTTTTGTCGCTGCATGCAATGGCTTGATCGAATTCTAGAAAGAGTGTCTGGGCTTGGGATGACTCTAATTTATCATTTCATTTGCTAAGAAGTGAATGAGTTCATAGGGGCAAAATAGTGaacaaaagtttcaaaatttatcACGCATAATGAGGTAGAAGTTTTATAGGGAATGTGAAGATCTATATGGGCTTTGGGCAGTGTCCTGACTCTGTAAATTGGAGCCG from Punica granatum isolate Tunisia-2019 chromosome 2, ASM765513v2, whole genome shotgun sequence includes the following:
- the LOC116198036 gene encoding plant UBX domain-containing protein 1 isoform X1, coding for MIADSVSPLPLKRRRYSSPMDSEAAKAKLVEVKDKFGRGIRVFETIAASPFQSSAPENDETDDFYEFTAEDYYRIKAAQKADKVLMTRKLREAEEAARRSRVTKAVIRVRFPDNNTLEATFHPSEKIQSLVDLLEKVVAQPELPFYLYTTPPKKQIKDMSLDFYSAGFIPGAIVYFSYDVSKDKDVAAAESGPFLSEYVMALKGLDLESIAEQARPVESAPESEQAAPAPPPVVQERKPAEKKLVKPKWLKM
- the LOC116198036 gene encoding plant UBX domain-containing protein 1 isoform X2, producing MLGIKAKLVEVKDKFGRGIRVFETIAASPFQSSAPENDETDDFYEFTAEDYYRIKAAQKADKVLMTRKLREAEEAARRSRVTKAVIRVRFPDNNTLEATFHPSEKIQSLVDLLEKVVAQPELPFYLYTTPPKKQIKDMSLDFYSAGFIPGAIVYFSYDVSKDKDVAAAESGPFLSEYVMALKGLDLESIAEQARPVESAPESEQAAPAPPPVVQERKPAEKKLVKPKWLKM